One Capricornis sumatraensis isolate serow.1 chromosome 8, serow.2, whole genome shotgun sequence genomic region harbors:
- the CHRM1 gene encoding muscarinic acetylcholine receptor M1, producing the protein MNTSAPPAVSPNITVLAPGKGPWQVAFIGITTGLLSLATVTGNLLVLISFKVNTELKTVNNYFLLSLACADLIIGTFSMNLYTTYLLMGHWALGTLACDLWLALDYVASNASVMNLLLISFDRYFSVTRPLSYRAKRTPRRAALMIGLAWLVSFVLWAPAILFWQYLVGERTVLAGQCYIQFLSQPIITFGTAMAAFYLPVTVMCTLYWRIYRETENRARELAALQGSETPGKGGGSSSSSERSQPGAEGSPETPPGRCCRCCRTPRLLQAYSWKEEEEEEEGSMESLTSSEGEEPGSEVVIKMPMVDPEAQAPAKQPPRSSPNTVKRPTRKGRERAGKGQKPRGKEQLAKRKTFSLVKEKKAARTLSAILLAFILTWTPYNIMVLVSTFCKDCVPETLWELGYWLCYVNSTINPMCYALCNKAFRDTFRLLLLCRWDKRRWRKIPKRPGSVHRTPSRQC; encoded by the coding sequence ATGAATACCTCAGCGCCACCTGCCGTCAGCCCCAACATCACTGTCCTGGCACCAGGAAAGGGTCCCTGGCAAGTGGCCTTCATCGGGATCACCACGGGCCTCCTGTCACTGGCCACGGTGACAGGCAACCTGCTGGTGCTCATCTCTTTCAAGGTCAACACGGAGCTCAAGACGGTCAACAACTACTTCCTGCTGAGCCTGGCCTGTGCTGACCTCATCATCGGTACCTTCTCCATGAACCTCTACACCACGTATCTGCTCATGGGCCACTGGGCTCTGGGCACGCTGGCCTGCGACCTCTGGCTGGCCCTGGACTATGTGGCCAGCAACGCCTCGGTCATGAACCTGCTGCTCATCAGCTTCGACCGCTACTTCTCGGTGACCCGGCCCCTGAGCTACCGCGCCAAGCGCACACCCCGCCGGGCAGCCCTGATGATCGGCCTGGCTTGGCTGGTCTCGTTCGTGCTCTGGGCCCCGGCCATCCTCTTCTGGCAGTACCTGGTAGGGGAGCGGACGGTGCTGGCCGGGCAGTGCTACATCCAGTTCCTCTCGCAGCCCATCATCACCTTTGGCACGGCCATGGCTGCCTTCTACCTCCCCGTCACGGTCATGTGCACCCTCTACTGGCGCATCTACCGGGAGACAGAGAACCGGGCCCGGGAGCTGGCGGCCCTGCAGGGCTCGGAGACGCCGGGGAAGgggggcggcagcagcagcagctcagagcGGTCCCAGCCGGGGGCCGAAGGCTCCCCAGAGACCCCTCCAGggcgctgctgccgctgctgccggACCCCCCGGCTGCTCCAGGCCTACAgctggaaggaggaagaggaggaggaggaaggctccATGGAGTCCCTCACCTCCTCGGAGGGTGAGGAGCCTGGCTCCGAGGTGGTGATCAAGATGCCCATGGTGGACCCCGAGGCGCAGGCCCCTGCCAAGCAGCCGCCCCGGAGCTCCCCAAATACGGTCAAGAGGCCGACCCGGAAGGGGCGCGAGCGGGCGGGCAAGGGCCAGAAGCCCCGTGGGAAGGAGCAGCTGGCCAAGCGGAAGACCTTCTCGCTGGTCAAGGAGAAGAAGGCGGCTCGGACCCTGAGCGCCATCCTGCTGGCCTTCATCCTCACCTGGACGCCGTACAACATCATGGTGCTGGTGTCCACCTTCTGCAAGGACTGTGTCCCTGAGACCCTGTGGGAGCTGGGCTACTGGCTGTGCTATGTTAACAGCACCATCAACCCCATGTGCTACGCGCTCTGCAACAAAGCCTTCCGGGACACCTTCcgcctgctgctgctctgccgCTGGGACAAGCGTCGCTGGCGCAAGATCCCCAAGCGCCCCGGCTCTGTGCACCGCACCCCCTCCCGCCAGTGCTGA